GCTTTAATGCAGGCAAACAAGGAATCTAAAACTGTCTCTTTGATGGTTGGCAATGGAAAACCGCATCCATATTATAATGATAAAAACAATATGATTTCTGCATTAAGTCATGAGGGAGGAAAAATAAGTCACTTAACAGTAAATCCTAATAATATTAATCTATCTAAATTAGATTTAGCAAAAGAGCATATCACAATTTATGAGCATCAAATCTCTTCTCCTCTTTTTAAGAAGACTACAGCTGGCTTTCAACAATTAATGAAAAAAATTATTCTAATGATAAATGGTATTATAACACTTACAAATCGAAATAGATTTAATATATATGTATGTCTATTAATTTTTCTATTTATATCATGTAAAAAGTCTATGTTAAAGAATGATAATGTTGTTTGTTCTTTTCAGAATTTAATATGTGATTATACAAAAGATAGTATAAGGATAAAAAATGTAGAGACTTTTTTACTTTTTGGAAATCCTACAAATGACACCCTTAAAGTTTCTCTTAAAGATATTCAAGCGAAGTATCGACATATTTATGAAAGGGATACACTGAAGATAAATTTTGAAGCATTAACAATTATTTCTATTCCACCACATGACTCTCTCGGATTACCTTGTATGTCAATAATTGAAAAGAACTTTGGTAAAGGAAATAAAGTCTTTGAAAAAGGATTTTCAATTGTTAATGTTAATTCTCAAAAAGAAATTTCTCATGCACCAGGCTACAGATTAAAACAAATTAATGATTTTCAATTATATAAGAAGTGGGGAAGAAAACATAATAACATGACTTTATAAAGTAGCAAATCTACTCCGGATGGAAATGATGCAATGTTCGCTTCGGGAGAAGCAGCACAATTTGCTTTTAAAATGTATGTGGCAACGATGTCTACAGGAACTGGAACATCAGGAGGGAATATATTTATGGGATGGGAAAATCTAGGACCCGGACCAAAGGGAGGAATCAGATTTATTTTAAATATGGGATCAAGTGCAGATATGAATGATGCTGCTAAAACAAGAATAAATGAAATAAGGAGAAACTATCCTAATGATAAAATAGTTGAACTTTTAGAGGGTAATTTTGGAAAACTTGCAAATATTGTAAAAAGAGAATTAGATATTGCAAAAAAAGAAGGTTATGGTAAAACATTAGAATTAAGTGTCTTTTCTCATGCTTCTACAGATGGACCTGTCGGGGAATATGATAAAAACAATCCTTATGATTTATCAAAAGAATCAGGAGATCTAATTGACAAAGGACAAATGTCTTTAGTTGGTTGGTCCAAAATAAATTGGAATTTTGATCCAAAAAATAGCGTTGCCGCTTTTTATGGTTGTCAAAGTGATACTTTTGCTGAAAAATTTATGAGAATTAGTAATGTTTACTACACAGCTGGAATAGGTGGAAGCGCAGGGGGGTCAAAAACAATTTCTGGAGAGTTTAGCAATACTATTTTAAATAATTTTGGGTTATCATTTGGAAATGTGTATATGAGATCACAAACAGATGGAATTGTAGATCCATTAACAATTTACAGAAGAGGATATACTGCAAAATCACCCGATGGTTATAGATATTTGAAGCCTATTGAATACTATAGAAATGCAACAGTACCATCAAAATAAATGTAATATTAAGTTATGAAATTAATTATAAGAATAATAAAAGTAATAGTAGGTTTTTTTTCTTATCTCTTTTTAAGTATTTTCTATCAGAAATTCTTAGGTCAAGAACCTTTTAATAATTCTTTTTCAATAGGCTTACCTAGGTTTTATTTTGAGTTTTATTCAAGTGACTGTCAGAAGCTTAATGGTAGTAATTTGGGGCAATTTGGAATTAATATGATTATTTATACAGCTATAGTTACCATTTATTACAAATTTTTTAAAAAACTTTTCTAAAAATAAAGTAGAAAAAAGTAATATTCCAAATCTGATGATATCTAATGTATAAGAGTATTAACAACTATCCCTCTTTACTGTAAGATTATATCCTGTAATAATAGCGAAACCACTGCTATTAAGCGGTGGTTTTGTTTGTGAAAAGAAATTCTGTTTTGTATGTGAAAGTCTATAGGTTTATTCTGAAAACAATAAGTATTTTTATCTTTATAAACAATATCTCAGGGCGTTTGGCACCTTCAGCTTTGGAAGTTTCTAATCCTGTAAGTACAACGGTAAAGAATTACAGGAAACCGGGATTTATGATTATGGAGCAAGGATGATGATGCCTGACCTGGGAAGATGGGGAGCAATGGATGCCATGTCTGAGAAATACAGTTCCTGGAGTCCTTATAACTATGCGATCAATAACCCTGTGATGGTGATTGATCCGGATGGAAATGATATTCAACCATTATCCGAAGCGCAACAGGCTTTTAAAAATTATGTAGCAACGATGTCAACAGGAACTGAAACATCAGGAGGGAATATTTTTACTGGGTTTAATTTTTCTGGTTTTGGAACAGATGATTGGATCAGAGGACTTGATGGAAAGTGGAGATATGATGCTAATATTACTACTTTGGAAAAGGCAATGCGAATGGCAGGTATAACCGGTTTTGCTAAAAATGGAACAATATTCTCAAATGTAAGTGTAGATGGAGGAAGTATCTCGGCTTATGCACGACTAAATGAAGGAGGTAGTATAACCAAGCTTGGTGCGGATGATCTAGCTTCTATGAATGCAATTGTAGATGCATTACCAATGTGGTTAGGTGGAACGTGGAGAACCTGGACCAATGTAACATTTTACAGTTTTTCCGCAGGATCAAATGATCCTGATAAAGAAACACTTAATAAATTAAAACCACAGGATAAAATTGATTTTAATAATATGTTTGAGTATATTTTAGGTGGGTACGGTAGAAATACAAGGCTTGATCGTAAAAATTTGGGAGATGCCGCTATCCAATTTGGTCTTGACGTAGAAGGTATTGGAAATCCATTTGGAAGTTTATCAGGATTAGGGACTGTAAAATCAGATACATTTGGCATTTGGGATAGGCAAGCTACTGGAGTTTTACGTAATAATGATGGATCTCCATTTGGTTTAAAATATAAAAATGTAAGAGGAGAAGGACTGAGTAAAGGAACAGTAGATTCATTAAATAAAGCAATTAAAGATTCTAATAATTACTGGAATAGACAATTAAGGAAATAGATTATGAAATATATTATTTTATGTAGTTTGTTCATTTTTTTTGGGTGTAAAAAAGAAGTATCTCAAAAAATATATTATCCAAACGGAAAGCTTAATTATGTTTTAAATAAAAAAATAGATACTACTAAAATTACATTTTTTGATAAGAACGAAAAGGCTGTAATGAATTTGAATTTTTATAAAGATTACTTTATAGGAGCTATTGTTTATAACAAAAATCCAAATCTTCCATTTAAAGATTCTATTAGTATAGAT
This genomic window from Chryseobacterium sp. MEBOG06 contains:
- a CDS encoding RHS repeat-associated core domain-containing protein, producing the protein MYDYGARMMMPDLGRWGAMDAMSEKYSSWSPYNYAINNPVMVIDPDGNDIQPLSEAQQAFKNYVATMSTGTETSGGNIFTGFGSNLFDDHFNQFGKFLYTDNKNTNNIIIDFQNPITGSFNTAPWLSVELKDYIFNKDNAFVLANIANHYAKDAGINLNNLKGNSMSVGIADYHFDAGKMVGTFSRFNGGEYNPDALMQANKESKTVSLMVGNGKPHPYYNDKNNMISALSHEGGKISHLTVNPNNINLSKLDLAKEHITIYEHQISSPLFKKTTAGFQQLMKKIILMINGIITLTNRNRFNIYVCLLIFLFISCKKSMLKNDNVVCSFQNLICDYTKDSIRIKNVETFLLFGNPTNDTLKVSLKDIQAKYRHIYERDTLKINFEALTIISIPPHDSLGLPCMSIIEKNFGKGNKVFEKGFSIVNVNSQKEISHAPGYRLKQINDFQLYKKWGRKHNNMTL